From the genome of Bordetella sp. H567, one region includes:
- a CDS encoding DEAD/DEAH box helicase, whose translation MTVKTSFADLGLADSLLRAIAETGYTAPTPIQAQAIPLVLQGGDLLAAAQTGTGKTAGFTLPILHRLMHTKPALRKPGRPRCLILTPTRELTAQVEESVQTYGKHASLTSMVMFGGVNINPQISALKKPLDILVATPGRLLDHAGQRTVDLSGVEILVLDEADRMLDMGFIRDIRKVLALLPKQRQNLLFSATFSDEIRTLARGVLNDPGEVSVTPRNTATELVSQTMHLVEQHHKRDLISHIIRESGWHQVLVFTRTKHGANRLAEKLVKDGLSAAAIHGNKSQAARTRALAGFKSGNVSVLVATDIAARGLDIDQLPQVVNFELPNVPEDYVHRIGRTGRAGATGAAISLVDPSEIKLLKAIEKLIRKPIDRIEVQGWTPSPNAVRERDDEDDERESRGPRGGGRGRTQARSGNGGDRPGAANGGARRNGAAAPAHAGGRDGGDRAGNGGNRHAGAGNGAGAGARNGNGSSGNGGQRAANGSRTTGGGYGANGDRHAAGNGHRAAPGDRPARAQGTPTASRAAGNQGAARRPALLSK comes from the coding sequence TTGACTGTCAAAACATCCTTTGCCGACCTCGGGTTGGCCGATTCCCTGTTGCGTGCGATCGCCGAAACCGGCTACACCGCACCCACGCCCATCCAGGCCCAGGCCATTCCGCTCGTGCTGCAAGGCGGAGACCTGCTGGCTGCCGCCCAGACGGGCACCGGCAAGACCGCCGGCTTCACTCTGCCCATCCTGCACCGCCTGATGCACACCAAGCCGGCGCTGCGCAAGCCCGGCCGGCCGCGGTGCCTGATCCTGACGCCCACGCGCGAGCTGACCGCGCAGGTCGAGGAATCCGTACAGACCTACGGCAAGCACGCCTCCCTGACGTCCATGGTGATGTTCGGCGGCGTGAACATCAACCCGCAGATCAGCGCCCTGAAGAAGCCGCTGGACATCCTGGTGGCAACGCCTGGGCGGCTGCTCGATCACGCCGGCCAGCGCACCGTCGACTTGTCCGGCGTCGAAATCCTGGTCCTGGACGAAGCCGACCGCATGCTGGACATGGGCTTCATCCGCGACATCCGCAAGGTGCTGGCGCTCTTGCCGAAACAGCGCCAGAACCTGCTGTTTTCCGCGACGTTCTCCGACGAGATCCGCACGCTGGCGCGCGGCGTCCTGAACGATCCGGGTGAAGTTTCCGTGACGCCGCGCAATACGGCCACCGAGCTGGTAAGCCAGACCATGCACCTGGTCGAACAGCACCATAAGCGCGACCTGATCAGCCATATCATCCGCGAAAGCGGCTGGCACCAGGTTCTGGTGTTCACGCGCACCAAGCACGGCGCGAACCGGCTGGCCGAGAAGCTCGTCAAGGACGGGCTGAGCGCGGCCGCCATCCACGGCAACAAGAGCCAGGCGGCGCGCACGCGGGCGCTGGCGGGCTTCAAATCGGGCAACGTCAGCGTGCTGGTCGCCACCGACATCGCCGCGCGCGGGCTGGATATCGACCAGTTGCCGCAGGTGGTGAACTTCGAATTGCCCAACGTGCCCGAGGACTACGTACACCGCATCGGCCGCACCGGCCGGGCGGGCGCCACGGGCGCCGCGATTTCGCTGGTGGATCCCAGCGAAATCAAACTGTTGAAAGCCATCGAAAAGCTGATCCGCAAGCCCATCGACCGCATCGAGGTGCAAGGCTGGACGCCATCGCCCAATGCCGTGCGCGAACGCGACGATGAAGACGACGAGCGCGAATCGCGCGGGCCTCGCGGCGGCGGCCGTGGCCGTACGCAGGCGCGGTCCGGCAACGGCGGCGATCGCCCCGGCGCGGCCAATGGTGGCGCACGCCGCAATGGCGCGGCGGCCCCGGCCCACGCAGGCGGCAGGGACGGCGGCGATCGTGCCGGCAATGGCGGCAATCGCCACGCGGGGGCCGGCAACGGCGCCGGCGCAGGCGCCCGCAACGGCAATGGCAGCAGCGGCAATGGCGGCCAGCGTGCCGCGAATGGCAGCCGCACGACCGGCGGCGGCTACGGCGCCAACGGCGACCGCCATGCCGCCGGCAACGGCCATCGCGCCGCGCCAGGCGACCGCCCCGCCCGTGCGCAAGGGACGCCCACGGCGTCTCGCGCCGCGGGCAACCAGGGTGCCGCACGCCGTCCGGCCCTGCTGTCGAAGTAA
- a CDS encoding LysE family transporter: MLLSTWLTFMLASWAISFSPGAGALSAMTSGLRHGFARGYWNTAGLILGIMFQLAVVGIGLGTLLATSETAFTLVKYLGVAYLIYLGWRQFRAQAAPVKLEGGETSLESRRTLILRGFLINASNPKGTVFLLAVVPQFIDAGQPLAPQYLAIAGTLALTDTVAMAFYTLLAAKVLRLLRSPVHIKWMNRAFGSLFMAAGVLLACFRRAQ; encoded by the coding sequence GTGCTGCTTTCCACCTGGTTGACCTTCATGCTGGCGTCGTGGGCGATCTCGTTTTCGCCGGGGGCAGGTGCGCTTTCGGCCATGACCTCGGGGCTGCGCCATGGCTTCGCGCGAGGGTACTGGAACACCGCCGGCCTGATCCTGGGCATCATGTTTCAGCTGGCCGTGGTGGGCATCGGCCTGGGGACGCTGCTGGCGACCTCCGAAACGGCGTTCACCCTGGTCAAGTACCTGGGCGTGGCCTACCTGATCTACCTGGGCTGGCGCCAGTTCCGCGCGCAGGCCGCCCCGGTCAAGCTGGAAGGCGGCGAGACCTCGCTGGAATCGCGGCGCACCTTGATCCTGCGCGGCTTCCTGATCAACGCCAGTAATCCGAAGGGCACGGTTTTCCTGTTGGCCGTGGTCCCGCAGTTCATCGACGCCGGCCAGCCGCTGGCCCCGCAATACCTCGCGATCGCCGGCACCCTGGCATTGACGGATACGGTGGCCATGGCCTTCTATACGCTGCTGGCCGCGAAGGTGCTGCGGCTGCTGCGCAGCCCTGTTCACATCAAGTGGATGAACCGCGCCTTCGGCTCGCTCTTCATGGCGGCCGGTGTGCTGCTGGCGTGCTTTCGCCGCGCGCAGTAG
- a CDS encoding peptide chain release factor 3, translating into MNIAQEVARRRTFAIISHPDAGKTTLTEKLLLFAGAIQIAGSVKARKASRHASSDWMEIEKQRGISVASSVMQMEYRDSVINLLDTPGHQDFSEDTYRVLTAVDAALMVIDAANGVEPQTKRLLQVCRARNTPIITFINKMDREVREPLDLLAEIESHLGMDAVPFSWPVGMGKSFGGVFDIRQDRMRIFRAGQERRGDDNEFIQGLDNPEIAGRFGSAFDQAHGEIGLINEAAPAFDEQAFLDGKQTPVFFGSAINNFGVQEVLDALVELAPRPGPRPALQRVVQPDEPRFTGVVFKVQANMDPAHRDRVAFVRVSSGRFERGMRLKVCRTNKEMRPNNVVSFLSQRRELLDEAYAGDVIGIPNHGVLQLGDVLTEGEILQFTGLPFFAPELFQAVEVKDPLRTKQLRTGLAQLGEEGAIQVFRPVAAGGAMLLGAIGQLQFEVVQHRLKTEYGADARLMPSRYTMARWITSEDPRALRKFMDANAAHIAYDVVDAAAFLIGSPAQLRVAEELYPDVKFHAMREHGGRVFGDKAQA; encoded by the coding sequence ATGAATATCGCTCAAGAAGTCGCGCGGCGACGTACGTTCGCCATCATCTCGCACCCGGACGCCGGCAAGACCACGCTGACGGAAAAGCTGCTGCTGTTTGCCGGCGCCATCCAGATCGCCGGCAGCGTCAAGGCCCGCAAGGCCAGCCGGCATGCGTCCTCGGACTGGATGGAAATCGAGAAACAGCGCGGCATTTCGGTGGCCTCGTCCGTCATGCAGATGGAGTACCGCGACAGCGTCATCAACCTGCTCGACACCCCCGGACACCAGGACTTCTCCGAAGACACCTACCGCGTGCTGACGGCCGTCGATGCCGCCCTGATGGTGATCGACGCCGCCAACGGCGTGGAACCGCAGACCAAGCGCCTGCTGCAGGTCTGCCGCGCCCGCAACACGCCCATCATCACGTTCATCAACAAGATGGATCGCGAAGTCCGCGAACCCCTGGACCTGCTCGCCGAAATCGAATCGCATCTGGGCATGGACGCGGTGCCGTTCTCCTGGCCCGTGGGCATGGGCAAGAGCTTCGGCGGCGTCTTCGACATCCGCCAGGACCGCATGCGCATCTTCCGCGCGGGGCAGGAACGGCGCGGTGACGACAACGAATTCATCCAGGGCCTGGACAACCCGGAAATCGCCGGACGTTTCGGCAGCGCCTTCGACCAGGCGCATGGGGAAATCGGCCTGATCAACGAGGCGGCCCCCGCCTTCGACGAACAGGCATTCCTGGACGGCAAGCAGACGCCCGTGTTCTTCGGCTCGGCGATCAACAATTTCGGCGTGCAGGAAGTCCTGGATGCGCTGGTGGAACTCGCGCCCCGGCCCGGTCCGCGTCCGGCCCTGCAGCGCGTCGTGCAGCCGGACGAGCCGCGCTTCACCGGCGTGGTCTTCAAGGTGCAGGCCAACATGGACCCGGCGCACCGCGACCGCGTGGCCTTCGTGCGCGTCAGCTCGGGCCGCTTCGAACGCGGCATGCGGCTGAAGGTATGCCGCACCAACAAGGAAATGCGGCCCAACAACGTCGTATCGTTCTTGTCCCAGCGGCGCGAGCTGCTGGACGAAGCCTATGCCGGCGACGTGATCGGCATCCCGAACCACGGTGTGCTGCAGTTGGGCGACGTGCTGACCGAAGGCGAAATCCTGCAATTCACCGGCTTGCCTTTCTTCGCGCCCGAACTGTTCCAGGCCGTTGAGGTCAAGGACCCGCTGCGCACCAAACAGCTGCGTACCGGCCTGGCGCAACTGGGCGAGGAAGGCGCCATCCAGGTCTTCCGCCCGGTGGCCGCGGGCGGTGCCATGCTGCTTGGGGCGATAGGCCAGCTGCAGTTCGAAGTCGTGCAGCACCGTTTAAAAACCGAGTATGGCGCGGACGCCCGGCTGATGCCTTCGCGTTACACCATGGCACGATGGATTACGTCGGAAGACCCCCGCGCTCTGCGAAAGTTCATGGATGCCAATGCCGCCCATATCGCCTATGATGTCGTAGACGCGGCCGCGTTTTTGATCGGCTCGCCCGCGCAGCTACGTGTCGCGGAAGAACTGTATCCGGATGTGAAGTTCCACGCGATGCGCGAACATGGCGGACGGGTGTTCGGCGACAAGGCCCAGGCTTAA